The DNA region ACAACCATATCAAAGGAGAAGAACTCCTTTAATTTTATAGCTATTGGGTATCTTCTCCTATAGATGACTCCTACTACAACTACACACTCTATCCCACGGGCTATAGATGTGGCTAAGGCGGCACCTTCTACTCCTAATTCTGGAAATCCATAATTACCAAATATAAGCAGATAATTCAGCACAATATTCACCACTAATGATAAAAAACTTGTCAACATAGGCAATTGGCTTTCTCCTAATCCCCTAAGCAATATAGAGAAGGAAAATGATACAGCTGAAGCCATATATGACCAGGCTACTACCCTGAGGTATTTAGAAGCTGTAATTATAACCAAAGGATCCTTCGTATAAAGCCCCATGATATACTCTGGTGTAATATAAGATATATACCAGAAACACAGTGCCATCAATATACTCAATATGGTAGATATAGATACGATATATTTCACCTTGGAATAATCTTTTTTTCCGTGATATTGGGCTATAAATACCGCTGCTCCACTGTTTATTCCCGTGATGAAAATTGTCATTAAAAAAACTATCTGGTTGGCTAAACCTAAGGAAGCTACTTCCATACCTCCTAATTTTCCAATCATAAATACATCTGCCATATTTACAGATGCCAATATTAAACTTTGAATTGTTATTGGCAGTGCCAATATAAATAACGTTTTGTAAAAACTTCTCTTCATCTCTTTTCCTCTTCCTCCTAAAAATAATTAAATATAACAAGCCTGTTGTTCAATTACTTTTTTGTGTCAATTATGTTTTGCAGCAAAGCCTTACATCTTCCACATCCAGTACCTGCTCCTGTTGCTTCTCCAATTTTTTCAACGGTATCTGCACCATCTTTAACTGCGTTAACTACAGTTTCTATAGAAACATCTTTGCATCCACAAGCTACTGCTAATATTTTTTCTATATCTTCAGTGCAACCAGCCCAACCTATTCCAGCTCCTGTGATTTTTTGTATCTCCTCTACAGTACGGGCACCGCCAGCCATTGCTTTCCTGATATCGCCAAAACTGACTTGTTTACAGTGACATATAATTTTATCTGCAGGTATAAGAACGGCTACCACATACAAATCTTCCTCACTTCTAAGGGAATGCATTGTTCCTGCAGGAGCAACAAAGGTATCTCCTACATTTAACTCTACTTCCTCATCTTCTAAAATTCCAAAACCGGAACCTTTTATACAATAAAACACTTCATCACAATCGGCATGTTCGTGCATAGGAACCTCTGTATCAAAATGTATATCATATACCTTTGTCTCAATAGATTCCTTAATTAAATTTAAATTCATGTTTTTACTCCTTTTATTATTATTATCCAATTTTATTTAAACCCTAATCAAATTTGCGCTCATCTACCACACGAATAAGAAAAGCTGCAACATAGAGATCTCCATCACTTCTTAGGGAATGCATTATTCCGGCAGGGGCAATAAATGTATCTCCTACATTTAACTTTACTTCTCCGTTCTCCAGTACACCAAAACCAGAACCTTTTATGCAATAAAAAATTTCGTCTAGATCTTCATGCTTGTGCAGTGGAACCACTGCTTCTGAAGAAATATGATATACATTTTCCTCAATAGATTCCCTAAGGCTATTTAATTCCATACTTTCGCTGTTTAACCAGCTATTTTTATCGTGTCTTATTATATTTCTAAATTCACTGGGGCTGATTTTTGTATTTTTTTTAAAAAATCTGGTCATATTTGACGGTTCTGTAAATCCTAATTCATAAGCAATCTCATTGATACTTTTTTGTTCGAAACTGAGTTTAAGTCTTATTTTTAGAATTAATTGCTGAATAATATACTGCTTTGCCGACATATCAATAGCTTTTCTGGTCATTAAATTAA from Psychrilyobacter piezotolerans includes:
- a CDS encoding MATE family efflux transporter, yielding MKRSFYKTLFILALPITIQSLILASVNMADVFMIGKLGGMEVASLGLANQIVFLMTIFITGINSGAAVFIAQYHGKKDYSKVKYIVSISTILSILMALCFWYISYITPEYIMGLYTKDPLVIITASKYLRVVAWSYMASAVSFSFSILLRGLGESQLPMLTSFLSLVVNIVLNYLLIFGNYGFPELGVEGAALATSIARGIECVVVVGVIYRRRYPIAIKLKEFFSFDMVVLKSFIVTAGAVIINDTLWALGQTVYSGIYGRIGTESLAAINIENSFERLAIAGVIGFSNAATVMIAHKIGQGKLSEAYSDGKKFYKVSFGLALLLAAPLGLFSSKLVGMYNVDENVLKLGQYTLIAFCISFPFKALSMTKMVGVLRGGGDTKFVMGINLIALWVVGIPGAIFAAFYLELPIYIVYLATLAEEFIRILIGMKRFVSKRWINKLA
- a CDS encoding (2Fe-2S)-binding protein, producing the protein MNLNLIKESIETKVYDIHFDTEVPMHEHADCDEVFYCIKGSGFGILEDEEVELNVGDTFVAPAGTMHSLRSEEDLYVVAVLIPADKIICHCKQVSFGDIRKAMAGGARTVEEIQKITGAGIGWAGCTEDIEKILAVACGCKDVSIETVVNAVKDGADTVEKIGEATGAGTGCGRCKALLQNIIDTKK